A genomic window from Montipora capricornis isolate CH-2021 chromosome 8, ASM3666992v2, whole genome shotgun sequence includes:
- the LOC138059224 gene encoding large ribosomal subunit protein eL18-like — protein sequence MSRVNRPPLALSRVVRKMKNRGEGKICVVVGAITDDLRIHEIPALKICALRVTDGARARILKAGGEVITFDQLALRAPKGNNTVFLQGPRSARESVKHFGPAPGVPHSKTKPYVRSKGRKFEKARGRRKSRGFKV from the exons ATGAGTCGTGTGAACAGGCCACCGTTAGCGCTGTCTCGTGTA GTACGAAAGATGAAGAACAGAGGCGAGGGCAAGATTTGTGTTGTTGTGGGTGCCATCACTGATGATCTGAGAATTCATGAAATCCCCGCACTCAAG ATTTGCGCCCTTCGTGTAACTGATGGAGCTCGGGCCAGGATTTTAAAAGCTGGTGGAGAGGTGATCACTTTTGATCAGCTGGCATTAAGAGCTCCAAAGGGAAACAATACTGTTTTCCTGCAAG GTCCAAGGAGTGCTCGTGAAAGTGTCAAACACTTTGGTCCTGCTCCAGGTGTTCCACACAGCAAGACTAA GCCTTATGTTCGTTCCAAGGGGCGCAAATTTGAAAAAGCTCGTGGGCGTAGAAAGAGCCGTGGCTTTAAAGTGTAA